The nucleotide sequence GGGCGTACGGAACATCAGACGGCGCCTGCCCGACAGTCCCCGACCGGACGCCCGGGCAGGCGCCGCCGCCTTGTCAGTAGGTGCCGCTGGTGAGCGTGGCCACCTTCACCGCCGCCAGCCCCAGCAGCAGCACTGCCAGTCCCGCGCACGCGGCCCACTGGATCAGGGTGCGGCGGTCGCCGCGCGGGGCGTAGGCGAAGGCCAGCGTCACCACGGCGCCCGCGAGCAGGCCGCCCAGATGCGCCTCCCAGGAGGTCATGAACGCCGAGATGACCAGCCAGATCAGCAGGCCCGTCATGTACTGGTTGACCGCCCGCATGTCGTAGCCCAGGCGCCGCCCCATCACCCAGTACGCCGCGCCCAGGCCGAACACCGCGCCCGAGGCGCCCACCGTCGGCGCGTCCGGCGCGATCAGCAGGACCAGGACCGAGCCGCCGAGCGCCGAGAGCAGGTACAGCGCGAGATAGCGGGCCCGGCCGAGCTGGGTCTCCACCACCCGGCCGACGTTCACCAGCGCCACCATGTTCAGCACGATGTGCACCACCCCGATCCCGTCGTCCGGCGGCATGTGCAGGAACGCCCCGGTCAGCAGCCGCTCCCACTGCCCGCCGGCCACCCCCTCCGGGGTCAGCACCGAGTCGTACGGGTACTGCCACAGGTAGTGCCCGCCGTCCGGTCCGACCAGGCCCGCGCCCAGCATCCCGAACCGGTCCACCACCGAGGGCCGGGCCAGCTCGGCGAGATAGGCGAGTGCGTTCAGCGCCACCAGCACCCACGTCAGAAGTGGAAACGTGCTGATCCGGCCGCCGAACGCGGTCCGTGCCCGCCGTATCGAGCGGGCACCCTCCTGCACGCACTCCACGCACTGGTGGCCCACGGCCGCCTCGCGCATGCAGTCCGGGCAGATGTAGCGGTCGCAGCGGGTGCAGCGGACGTGCGACTCCACCTTGGGATGACGGAAGCACGTGGTCACGGCGGACTCGGCGGTCACGGCCGGCTCCTTCGAGGAAGGGGGGGAGAGGAAGGGGAGACAGGGCGAGCCGGTGGGGACGGCGGCGAACAAAATAGCGAACCCGGTGGCCGGTCGCGGAGCCGCCCCCGCCTTTGATCAGCCGATTTCCCGACAGCGCGTCACCTCCCGGCCGTGGCGCACTCGTAGGAATGAAGCGACGGCCGGGGCATGGCCCGCGCGGTCGCGGCCGCGCCCATGATGATCCCGACTCCGCGCCATGCGCAGCCCTCCAGCCCAGCTCAGACGGGCTGCTGCGCCGTGCGCGGTTTCGGGAGGAGACGACTGTGTCCGACCAGCAGAACGAGAAGGCGGAGCAGAGCGCCGGCGAATTCACCCTCGCCGGCCCGCTGAGCACCACGCCCCCGACCGCGCTCCCGTACCCGGTCCCGGAGCCGGACGCCACGTGGGACCTGCCGAACGGCTTCGCCCGCGTCTACCACGGGACGGGCAACCAGGGCATCGTCCGGCCCGTGCTCATGGCCGACGGCTTCAACCTCGGCAAGAGCGACCTCGACTGGCTGTACGCGGGACTCGACCGCGACTTCCCGCTGCTGAGCGAGGTGCGCCGCCGGGGCCGGGACGTCATCCTCATCGGCTTCAAGGAGCGCAGCGCGTCGATCCTCGACAACGCCCGCACCGTGACCGCCGCCGTCCTGCGGACCATCGCCGAGCAACTCGGCGACGCGCCGCTCACGGTGGGCGGGTTCAGCATGGGTGGCCTGATCACCCGCTACGCGCTGGCCAGGATGGAGCAGGAGCACATCGACCACCGCACCAGCCTGTACTTCTCCTACGACACCCCGCACCGCGGCGCCTACATCCCCGTCGGCCTCCAGGCGTTCTCGCACTTCATCCCCCTGCCGAACCCCTTCGCCCGGCAGATGAACAGCCCCGCCGCCCGCCAGATGCTCTGGCGCCACTACGACCCGATGACCGGCGAGAGCGGCATCGCCCCGGAGCGCACCGAGTTCCTCCAGGCCCTGGAGGAACTCGGCGGCTGGCCGCGCCGCCCCCGCACCCTGGCCCTCGCCAACGGCCGCGGCGACGGCACCGGCATCGCCGTCCCGCCCGGCGAGACCGTCCTCAAGACCGAGCGGATCTACCCCGGCACCGCCTTCTACGCCCAGGCCCAGGGCCGGGACGTCACGGTCGCCGAGCTGAAGCGCCGCTTCCCCAAGGCCGAGAAGACCGTCACCACCAGCGGCTTCCCCGAGCTGGACGGCGCCCCCGGCGGCACCCTGCGCTCCTACGGCATCCTCGCCGACGCGCTGAAGAAGGCCGGCGCCCAGATCGACCTGCGGCACGAGGAGATCTGCTTCGTGCCCTCGGTCAGCGCGGTCGCCGTCCGTGACCTGGACGAGCAGAAGGACCTCTACACCGCCGTCGACTCCCTGTCCCCGCAGGACAGCGACGTCGACGACTTCATCTGCTCCGCCACGACGACCTCCCACACCGCCGTCACCGAGGAACTGGGCACCTGGCTCATCGAGCGCCTGACCGACTGACCGGGCTCAGGTGTCGCACTCCAGCACCGTCCGGCACAACCCGCAGCGGGCCCTGACCCGGCCCCGGACCGGGACCCGGATGCGCTGATGGCACACCGGGCACGGGAAGGACACTTTCAGGCCCGCCCCGTCCGGGGTGAACTCGTAGGGGGAATCCGGACGGGGCCGGGCGGTGTCGTGCCGGCCCATGTCGCGCCGGTCGTGGGCGTAACGGCGGCGGGCCGACCAGCCCGCACCCGTCAGCGGCGCCCGCCGCTCGTCCTCCCGCGCCCGCTCCCGCCCCGTCACGTACGCCGTGTACGCCTGCGGGCTGGTGAACCACACCGCAGGGTCCTCCCCGAACAGCGCGGCCCGCTTCGCCAGCACGTAGCCGAACTCCTCCGGGGTGAGATAGCCCAGCTTCTGCGACGCCTCGCCGTGCTCGCGGTAGGCGTCCAGCAGCAGCCAGCCCGCGCCCAGATACGTGGTCACCGTGTCGGTCAGGATCTCGTTCTCCGCCGTCGTCGGGAACGTAAGACCCAGCCGGTGCAGATACACATGGGCCACCTCGTGCGCCAGGGCCGCGCCGATGTCCCGGCGATGGGTGCGGAACCGGTCGTTCAGCTCCACGAAGTACTCGGGGCCCGCCGCCAGTTCGACATCGGCCGCGTGCCGCATCTCCCGGAAGCAGACGACCAGCCGCGCGTCCGGCAGCCGGAAGTGCCGCACCAGCTCCCGTGCCACCCGCTGGGCGCCCAGATGCAGATCGTCGCCGTCGCCGAACGCCACGTCGACCGGGGCCACGCTCGCCGCGAAGGTCCGCAGCCCCTCGTACGACAGGCGCCGGTACAGCGCCGTGACCGCCGCACGCACCGTCGCGAGGTGCGGGAAGCCGTGCTCCACCGGTCCGCCTGCCGCCACGCCCGCACCCCCGAAGGTCGCCCGGAACACCCCCTCCCACTGTAGAACCGCCCACCGCGAACGCCACCGCCCCGCGCCCCGTAGGGTTGACGCCCATGACCATCAGCAACACCGGCACCGGTGACGTCGACCCCGAGGCCCGCGAGGAACTGGAGCGGCTGCGGGCCAGCATCGACAACATCGACGCGGCCGTCGTCCACATGCTGGCCGAACGCTTCAAGGCCACCCAGCAGGTCGGCCGCCTCAAGGCCCGCCACCACCTGCCGCCCGCCGACCCCGGCCGCGAGTCCCGCCAGATCGAGCGGCTGCGCAGCCTCGCCGAGGACGCCCGCCTCGACCCCGCCTTCGCCGAGAAGTTCCTCAACTTCATCGTCGCCGAGGTCATCCGGCACCACGAGCGCATCGCCGAGGACACCGCGCACTCCCGCCCCGGACCGGGGTGAGCCGGGCGCGCGGCGGACAAAAGCCGTGTACGGAATCCGCCCCTGTCCGCCGCCGACCCGATCGGGCAGCATGGCATCCATGTCCGTACTGACGCGCGACGAAGCGCAAGCCCGAGCAGAGTTCCTCGACGTCCACCGCTACACCGTCGATCTCGACCTCACCACCGGTGACGAGACCTTCGGCTCCCGCACCGCGATCCGGTTCACCGCGCGGACGGACGGGGACACCTTCGTCGAGCTGAAGCCCGCCGAGCTGCGCGCCGTCACCCTCGACGGACAGCCCCTGGACCCGCACGCCCTCGACGGCAACCGGCTGCCGCTGAAGAACCTCACGGCGGGCGAGCACGAGCTCACCGTCGACGCCGCCATGCGCTACTCCCGCACCGGCGAGGGCATGCACCGCTTCACCGACCCCACCGACGGCGAGACCTACGTCTACACCCAGCTCTTCCTCGACGACGTCCAACGCGTCTTCGCCGCCTTCGACCAGCCCGACCTCAAGTCCGTCTTCGACGTGAGCGTCACCGCCCCCGAGGGCTGGCAGGTGCTCGCCAACGGCATCACCGAGCACCTCGGCGAGGGCCGCTGGCGCGCCGCCACCACCCCGCTCATCTCCACCTACCTCGTCGCCGTCGCCGCCGGCCCCTGGCACTCCGTGCGCACCGAGCACCGCGGCCTGCCCTTCGGCATCCACTGCCGCCGCTCGCTCGCCCCCCACCTCGACGCCGACGCGGACGAGATCCTGGACATCACCCGCGCCCTGTACGACCGGTACCACGAGAAGTTCGAGGAGCCCTACCCCTTCGACTCCTACGACCAGGCGTTCGTCCCCGAGTTCAACGCCGGCGCCATGGAGAACCCCGGACTCGTCACCTTCCGCGACGAGTTCGTCTTCCGCTCCGCCGTCACCGACACCGAGCGGCAGACCCGCGCCATGGTCATCGCCCACGAGATGGCCCACATGTGGTTCGGCGACCTCGTCACCCTCAGGTGGTGGGACGACATCTGGCTGAACGAGTCCTTCGCCGAGTACATGGGCTACCAGACCACCCTGGAAGCCACCCGCTTCACCCAGCCCTGGGTCGAGTTCGGCGTCACCCGCAAGTCCTGGGGCTACGACGCCGACCAGCGCCCCTCCACCCACCCCGTCGCCCCCGAGTCCGTCGACGACACGGCCGCAGCCCTCCTCAACTTCGACGGCATCTCCTACGCCAAGGGTGCCTCCGCCCTGCGCCAGCTCGTCGCCTGGCTCGGCGAGAAGGACTTCCTCGCCGGCATCAACGTCCACTTCGAACGGCACAAGTTCGGCAACGCCGCCCTCGCCGACTTCATCGACTCCCTCGCCTCCGCCACCGAACGCGACGTACCCGCCTGGGCCGACGCCTGGCTGCGCACCACCGGCGTCGACAAGCTCACCCCCGTGCTCACCACCACCGAGGGCACCCGCACCCTCACCGTCGAACACGACGGCAGCCGCCCGCACCGCGTCACCGCCGGCCTCTACGACCACGACCTCACCGAAGAGGGCCGCCTCACCCTGCGCGAACGCGTCGGCCTCGACATCCCGCAGGCCGCACCCCAGCCCCTCGGCAAGCGGCCCGCGCTGCTCCTCCTCAACGACGGCGACCTCACCTACGCCAAGGTCCGCTTCGACCCCGAGTCCTTCGAGACCCTGCGCACCAGCCTGTCGGGCCTGCCCGACCCGCTCACCCGCGCCGTCGTCTGGAACGCCCTGCGCGACGCCGTACGCGACGGCGAACTCCCGCCCACCGCCTACCTGGACACCGCCCGCGCCCACCTCCCGCTGGAGACCGACCTCGCCCTCGTCCAGGGCGTCCTGGCCTTCGCGGGCACCCACATCGCCGACCGCTACCTCACCCCCGAGCAGCGGCCCGCCGCGCTCGCCACCCTCGGCTCCCTCTGCCGCGACCTGCTGCGCCGCACCGAGGACGGCGACAACCCCGGCCTGCGCCTGGTCGCCGTACGGCACTTCATCGACGTCGCCGCGCACCCCGAGACCATCGCCGCCTGGCTCGCCGACGGCACCGTGCCCGGCGGACCCGAACTCGACCCCGAGCTGCGCTGGCGCATCCTCGGCCGGCTCGCCGTGCTCGGCGCCACCGACGAGGCCGCCATCGCCGCCGAACTCGAGCGCGACCCCTCCGCCAACGGACAGGAAGGTGCCGCCCGCTGCCGCGCCGCCCTGCCCGACCCGGAGGCCAAGCGGCGGGCCTGGGAGTCGATGTTCGCCACCGACGACCTCTCCAACTACCTGTTCAAGGCCACCGCCCAGGGCTTCTGGCAGCCCGAACAGGCCGACCTCGTCCGCGAGTACGTGCCCCGCTACTACCAGGACGCGGTCGCGGTGTCCGCCCGGCGCGGCCCCGCCATCGCCACCGCCGCCGGCGCCTGGGCCTTCCCGCACCACGCCGTCGACGCCGAGAACCTGGCCCTGGGACAGGCATGCCTGCGCGACGCCGACCCGGTACCCGCGCTGCGCCGCAAGCTCGCGGACGAACTGGACGACCTGGCACGGGCGTTGCGGGTGCGGGGGGAGTAGCCCACCTTCGTCGCCGGGCGGAGTGCCGCAGGGCCCCGGGGCCCAGCCACTCCGCCCGGCACGCGCGTGCCCCTTCCCGCACTTCTCGAACAGGAACGACCGCTCCAACGCGTTTTCCCCGTACGGCAGTACCCATTTCCCGCTCCCGCTCGTTGTGCAGCGCGGACACCCGGCTCCCGAACCCTGAGAGCCCTGTGTGTCCCCGCCCCGCAGGAGAGCCCATGAGCACCCCGCCCCTCGCCTCAGGACCCCACGGCCCGGACGCCCTGCGCCCGCTCCTGGACACCGTCCTCGACGCCCTCGCCACCGGTACGGCCGCGCGCGGCGGACCGCTGCCCGCCGGTGGGCCCGACGCCGTCGCCGCCCGCGTCGCCCAAGCCCTCGGCGAGGTGCTCCCCGAGCACGGCGATCCCGACGCCCTGCGCGCCCTCGTCCACACCCTCGCAGCGGGTGCCGCCGACCCCGCCGACCCGCTCTGCGCCGCCCACCTGCACTGCCCGCCGCTCGCCGTCGCCACCGCCGCCGACCTGGCCGTCAGCGCGCTGAACCCCTCGCTGGACTCCTGGGACCAGGCACCCGCCGCCTCCGCCCTCGAAGCCCGCGTCACCGCCGCCCTCGCCGCCCGCATCGGCCTCGCCGACGCCGTCGTCACCACCGGCGGCACCGAGGCCAACCAACTCGCCCTGCTGCTCGCCCGCGAGGCCCACGGCGCCAACCTCCGCCTGGTCTGCTCGGCCGCCGCCCACCACTCCCTGCCCCGCGCCGCCTGGCTCCTCGGCCTGCCCGACCCCGTCGTCCTCCCCGCACCGAACGGCACCCTGGACCCCGCCGCGCTCGACGCCGCCCTCACCGAGCTGACCGGCCCCCTCCTCGTCGCCGCCACCGCGGGCACCACCGACGCCGGGCTCATCGACCCGCTCCCCGAGATCGCCGCCCGCTGCGCCGCCCACCGCACCCGGCTGCACATCGACGCGGCCTACGGCGGCGCCCTCGCCCTCAGCGACCGCCACCGCGCCCTGCTCACCGGACTCGACGCCGCCCACACCGTCGCCCTCGACCTGCACAAACTCGGCTGGCAGCCCGTCGCCACCGGCTTCCTCGCCGTCGCCGACGCCACCGAACTCGACGCCCTCCACCAGCGCGCCGACTACCTCAACGCGGGCGACGACACCGAGGCCGGCCTCCCCGACCTCCTCGGCCGCTCCACCCGCACCACCCGCCGCCCCGACATCCTCAAGGCCGCGGTCACCCTGCGCACCCTCGGCCGCACCGGCCTCGCCGACCTCATCGACCAAGTCCTCACCCTCGCCCAGGACTTCG is from Streptomyces seoulensis and encodes:
- a CDS encoding rhomboid family intramembrane serine protease encodes the protein MTAESAVTTCFRHPKVESHVRCTRCDRYICPDCMREAAVGHQCVECVQEGARSIRRARTAFGGRISTFPLLTWVLVALNALAYLAELARPSVVDRFGMLGAGLVGPDGGHYLWQYPYDSVLTPEGVAGGQWERLLTGAFLHMPPDDGIGVVHIVLNMVALVNVGRVVETQLGRARYLALYLLSALGGSVLVLLIAPDAPTVGASGAVFGLGAAYWVMGRRLGYDMRAVNQYMTGLLIWLVISAFMTSWEAHLGGLLAGAVVTLAFAYAPRGDRRTLIQWAACAGLAVLLLGLAAVKVATLTSGTY
- a CDS encoding esterase/lipase family protein gives rise to the protein MSDQQNEKAEQSAGEFTLAGPLSTTPPTALPYPVPEPDATWDLPNGFARVYHGTGNQGIVRPVLMADGFNLGKSDLDWLYAGLDRDFPLLSEVRRRGRDVILIGFKERSASILDNARTVTAAVLRTIAEQLGDAPLTVGGFSMGGLITRYALARMEQEHIDHRTSLYFSYDTPHRGAYIPVGLQAFSHFIPLPNPFARQMNSPAARQMLWRHYDPMTGESGIAPERTEFLQALEELGGWPRRPRTLALANGRGDGTGIAVPPGETVLKTERIYPGTAFYAQAQGRDVTVAELKRRFPKAEKTVTTSGFPELDGAPGGTLRSYGILADALKKAGAQIDLRHEEICFVPSVSAVAVRDLDEQKDLYTAVDSLSPQDSDVDDFICSATTTSHTAVTEELGTWLIERLTD
- a CDS encoding chorismate mutase, with amino-acid sequence MTISNTGTGDVDPEAREELERLRASIDNIDAAVVHMLAERFKATQQVGRLKARHHLPPADPGRESRQIERLRSLAEDARLDPAFAEKFLNFIVAEVIRHHERIAEDTAHSRPGPG
- the pepN gene encoding aminopeptidase N yields the protein MSVLTRDEAQARAEFLDVHRYTVDLDLTTGDETFGSRTAIRFTARTDGDTFVELKPAELRAVTLDGQPLDPHALDGNRLPLKNLTAGEHELTVDAAMRYSRTGEGMHRFTDPTDGETYVYTQLFLDDVQRVFAAFDQPDLKSVFDVSVTAPEGWQVLANGITEHLGEGRWRAATTPLISTYLVAVAAGPWHSVRTEHRGLPFGIHCRRSLAPHLDADADEILDITRALYDRYHEKFEEPYPFDSYDQAFVPEFNAGAMENPGLVTFRDEFVFRSAVTDTERQTRAMVIAHEMAHMWFGDLVTLRWWDDIWLNESFAEYMGYQTTLEATRFTQPWVEFGVTRKSWGYDADQRPSTHPVAPESVDDTAAALLNFDGISYAKGASALRQLVAWLGEKDFLAGINVHFERHKFGNAALADFIDSLASATERDVPAWADAWLRTTGVDKLTPVLTTTEGTRTLTVEHDGSRPHRVTAGLYDHDLTEEGRLTLRERVGLDIPQAAPQPLGKRPALLLLNDGDLTYAKVRFDPESFETLRTSLSGLPDPLTRAVVWNALRDAVRDGELPPTAYLDTARAHLPLETDLALVQGVLAFAGTHIADRYLTPEQRPAALATLGSLCRDLLRRTEDGDNPGLRLVAVRHFIDVAAHPETIAAWLADGTVPGGPELDPELRWRILGRLAVLGATDEAAIAAELERDPSANGQEGAARCRAALPDPEAKRRAWESMFATDDLSNYLFKATAQGFWQPEQADLVREYVPRYYQDAVAVSARRGPAIATAAGAWAFPHHAVDAENLALGQACLRDADPVPALRRKLADELDDLARALRVRGE
- a CDS encoding pyridoxal phosphate-dependent decarboxylase family protein — translated: MSTPPLASGPHGPDALRPLLDTVLDALATGTAARGGPLPAGGPDAVAARVAQALGEVLPEHGDPDALRALVHTLAAGAADPADPLCAAHLHCPPLAVATAADLAVSALNPSLDSWDQAPAASALEARVTAALAARIGLADAVVTTGGTEANQLALLLAREAHGANLRLVCSAAAHHSLPRAAWLLGLPDPVVLPAPNGTLDPAALDAALTELTGPLLVAATAGTTDAGLIDPLPEIAARCAAHRTRLHIDAAYGGALALSDRHRALLTGLDAAHTVALDLHKLGWQPVATGFLAVADATELDALHQRADYLNAGDDTEAGLPDLLGRSTRTTRRPDILKAAVTLRTLGRTGLADLIDQVLTLAQDFADRIEAHPGLELYDRPTLATVLFRPAHASDDAVAAVRRTLLHEGRAVLGRARADGRLWLKATLLNPHTRPDDLAHLLKLAEGNTPA